The window GCCCAGAGATGAGGGGCAGAGTCTGGCTGCAACCAGCCGCCTGCAAAGCGGGGGGCCAGCGAGCCCCGAGCCCCACAGGCGACCCTGCTGCCAAACGGTTCGGGGGCTGGAATCCAAGTCCGAGCCCGCTGGCTGCAGCCGCCTTCCCCTTGTGTAGTGGGACGGCCTTGGGGTGGCCGGGGGGGCCGAGGCAGCGGTGCCCGGTGAGGAGGGGAGAACTGGAGGCCCCGTGGGGTGAGCAACGGGGCTGGTGGACACGGGCCAAACGAATCCGGCAAGACCCAAAGCGGGGTCCGGTCCACCTGCCCTGTGAATCTGCCCTGGTGAGACGTCCTTTCCCTCCCCCGGAGAGCTCTCTTCGCCGGTGCCCTTTTGTTGGGGAGGAAGTGTGAGGAAGGACTTTGAGGCCAGCAGCATTCAAgctgcccccacctccttccacaGGCATCGACTACAAGACCACCACCATCCTGCTGGACGGGCGGCGGGTGAAGCTGCAACTCTGGTGAGTGggtcccagcccccagctctgggAGGGGGGAGCGGTGCGCCCGTGAGCAGACCCCGTGGAGGTGGGGATCCGTGTCCACTGAGGCCTCATCCACGGGAGGGAACCGCAGGGCCTTTGTGGGTCCCTGGGAGTCTGTCCAGGATGTGGCCTTGCTGacacctgcctctgcctctgcctccccagtGCCAGGAGGGGCCCGTGAGTGCAATGGAGACAGACCCCTGGCAGGTGTGGGGAGGTTGGGAGGCAAGAGACCCCCCTGCCCAGGTCTGGACTGGGTGTCTTTtcagtgccccctcccccacccccacccccccccaggctcTGAGGTTCGGGTCACAaacccctgcctctgcccctcagcttcaggtgggatgggggtgggagaacTGAGCGTTCCTGCTTTGACCAATCCCTGGGTTGCCCGCCTCCCTGTGTGACTTGCCCAAGTACTGTCCCCGCCCGTGTCACCCCTTCTCCTGGGCCACCTGCTGGCCTTCTTCGccgccccccaaccccacacATGCCCTTGAGCCTCCAAGCCCTGGAAGCCTCTCCtgctccctcactccctctttcCCAGGAGCAGTCAGCCTCAAAGTCCAGCCGGGAGCCTCTCCGCAATGTCCCCTCAGCACctgtcccttcctgcctcccaccccacgaCGTTTGGGTTGTGGGTAAGGCCTGCCCCACCAGCAGCCTGTGGGTCAGTGAGGCTCAGGCACCCTGCTCTCACCTGCAGTGTTCTCATTCCTACCTTGCACGCACCCTTGGCACAGGCCTGAGCAGCTGCAGGGCCCTGGGCTTACCCTGCCTCATCTTTCTCCTCCCCAGGGACCATCCAGGGCCCCACTCTCAGCCCATACTTGCCCTGGATGCCGAAGGCTGCTCCATGTCTCCTAGGCACCCTCTCGACATTTCCCGATTCTGTTTTTCATCTGAGTGGCCTGTCTTAGTAAATGCCTTCATGTCCCTGCGCCCCCAGTTGCTCTGGCCAGACCCCACGGTTTTCCGCGGCACCCCCACACCAGGGAGCATTCCCATTTCACGAGAGCCACCCATCTCCCATGCGGAGCCGGTGGCTACCTCCCAAGTTTGCCCTCCTCCTGCGTCTCCTCACCCCTAGACTTGTAGCCACCCCGTCTGCGGGTAAAGCCTAAACTCTGTAGGGACTGATCTGGGAGTTCTCCGTGCATTTGCTCCCAGCACGTTGAGGTGTTCCTCCCACGTCTTTGGCCGCGGTCAGCACCTCTGACACTTCTGAACCCCAGGCCCTGCTCTCCTCAGCTGAGCCTCATCTAGGACTCAGAAGGCAGAGGTGGGTCACCAAAGAAAAGCCGTGCTGGGTCTCGCTGTTTGTATATGAGGACGCGCCTGGCGTGCAGGGGAGGCCTGCCCTCCCACCCTCATCTCTAGGGGATCGTGTGTTGATGTGGGACTGTTGATTGCACATGCAGATGAGTGTTGCCCTTCTGTAACCTGCGGGGAATCACCACCCGCTGGGCCCGAGAGCCACAACCATGAGAGCAGGCTGCTGGAATCTATCCCAGGGAACGTTACTTCTCTTTGTCCTGATTTATGGCTCCTGGAGCTCCATTCCAGGTGTCAGGGGCCCCCACGTCCATTCCTCGTATTGACAAACTTAGGGACGTATCTGCAGTGGGATGGCCACTGACTGACCATTGTAAAATATGTTTGCTATGGCTCCCAAGTTCAAAACCCTATTGTCAGGGAGAAGCAGTGATTTCTTCTCACTGGCCTCCAACATCTTTTCCAGGGATACATCCGGGCAGGGAAGATTTTGTACCATATTCCGCTCCTACTCGCGGGGTGCACAGGTAACGTCCCCTGAGCCAGGAAGTCAGACTGACTGAATAATGGCATTGGAATGTTTGTTGATGCAAGAATCTCAAAGTGTTTAATATGATTTGATGAAAGAATctcaaagtgtttaaaaaaaaagagtctgaaagTGTGGCAAGGAATGTTTGGTGGCTTGCAAACCATCAGCATCAGggatgtatgtgtgcatgtgttatgtttgcacacacatgtgcacgcgaGCTCTGTGTGGccgcaggggtgtgtgtgtgtgtgtgtgtgtgtgtacatatgcgtgtgtgtgtgcacatctgtATGTGTGCACCTGTGTTCGCGTGactctgtgtgtatgtctgtgcgCATGTAGGAGAGCACTCTGTCCAGGTGGGTGGGCTCTGCCCCTAGGAAGGTGGTCACCCTTGCAGTCCCTCCACATTCCATGTCCCTAGAGCAGCATGTGGATCGGGGGATTTGAACGCTAGTCCTCAACTTACCTTGACATTTGAGAGTGGATTAACGAGCTCATGAAGCACCATTAGAAGTAAATATTTAACTACTGCTTTTGgtagacaaataaaaatactgtgttttccattaaaattagTAAAGTGGTCATTTAGCTGGCTGTGAGTCTGTGACTGAGTAGCCTGCACACTGGCCAGCATGGCCCAGAGCTGCGCCCACCTCTGTCCTGTAAGGTAAGCCTGGTGCCTCTCTCCGCAGGGTGTGATCCTGGTCTATGACATCGCAAACCGCTGGTCCTTTGATGGCATCGACCGGTGGATTAAGGAGATAGATGAGGTATGAGCACTGTGCCAGAGCGCCATCCGAGTGGGCTTGAGGGCTGGGGCACGAGGCTTCACCAGCAAGGACACCAATCCCCTCCCTGGACAGGACCGGGCCCTGACCTGGAGCCCCACCACGTCCAGGAGCCAGAGCCGCGAGCTGCCTGCTGGCACGCTGACCTGGCCAACTGCCGATGTGGGTACAGAGCAGCCCCGCACTCGTCACATTGTTTCCTGCAGCTGCCGGAACACATCgccataaacaacagaaatgtgttctctcacaCTTTGGAGGTCAGGAGCCTGAACTCCGGTGTCATCGGGGCTGGGCTCCCTCTGAAGCCTCCAgaggagggtccttcctgcctcttccagttCCCGGTGGCTGCCGACAGCTCCTGGCCTGTGGTCCTGTAACTCTGCCCCCACGTGGCTTTTCCCCTGTGTGTCCTGGgtcctctcctcttctcacaAGGACACCAGTGCCTGGATTGACGGCCCTTCCCAGTGGCCTCATCTTAATCAAATACATCTGCAAGCGTCCTTCTCCAATAAGGACAcgttctgaggttctgggtgggcGTGAATTTGGGGAGGACGCCATGTACCCCGCACACCAGCGGTGCCAGGAACAGAAGCACAAGTAACCCCTGTTCCTTGCCTTTCTCTCACCCTTCAGCATGCCCCTGGTGTCCCTAAAATCCTGGTGGGAAACCGCCTGCATCTGGCCTTCAAGCGGCAAGTCCCCACGGAGCAGGCCCAGGCCTACGCAGCGCGCCTGGGTGTCACCTTCTTTGAGGTCAGCCCTCTGTGCAACTTCAACATCACCGAGTCCTTCACGGAGCTGGCCAGGACCGTGCTGCTGCGGCACGGGATGGACCGACTCTGGAGGCCCAGCAAGGGTAGGCACCCACCAGGCCGTCCTCCAGCCCCCGGCACCCCAGCCCGCCTCCCAGGACCCACCCGAGGCGGCCGCGTCCATTCCCAGGGAGTGGATGCAGTTAATTAGAAGTCACCGTGAACAGTTTTGTCGGAAAGTACACGAGAGGCACTTCTGAAGTGTGTGCGTAGGCAGAGGCGTGTgtgatgagaaggagccagcacCTCCCCACACGGAGCGGGGCCCCTGAGCCTGCAGGGACGCAGCACCCGAGGGCCACGTTTGCCAGGCGCTCAGACGCCAGGCTTTGCCCACACCCTTTCCCCGGGCCCCCCACCCCTGGTGGTTTTGGGAAGAGCTTATCATGTTAGGAGTGATCCGCTTTCAAAGAGGGGAGCTTGAGACAGAGAAGTGCACAGAGTGTTGTCAACACCAGATCCCTCCGTGTTAATACGTCCAAAGACCcgtgctcttttttttaaattttagtttatttatttactttgagagaaagcaagagagacagagactgtgcacaagcgggggaggggcagagagaaggagagacagaatcccaagcaggctctgagccatcagcgcagagcccgacgcggggctcgatcccacgaattgtacgatcgtgacctgagccgagatcaagagccggatgcttaaccgactgtgccacccaggcgccccagacctgTGTTCTTATTTCATCTGCTTTGTGGTGACATAGTCGCTGTCACCGTTTTCCACTGAGTAATCTGTCCACATATTCCTgttaaagacaaaaagacaaaatctgTAGTCATTGAACTGGGTGGCCTAGGGTTGACGGAGCAAAATAGGGTTCTTCTGAATCAGGGATCCTCCCCCTCAGCACTGCTGCCACTCGGGTGGGGCTGTTTGCTCTGGGGAGGCCTCCAGTGCACCACACCCCCTGTCCCCCAGCTGTGGAAACCACAAGCGTGCCGGGAAGTCAAAATCACCCCCAGTTACGAACCACTGAGCCGAAAGAGCTGTTTGCTGAGCAACCCTGGGCCTGACCCCTTTGGGGgctgcggtgggggagggggcacactGGGAATGCCCCTCCTCGGCAGGTCCCCAAGAGCCCGTCCCACCGGGCAGGGAGCCCAACTCGCATAAGGGGCAGTGTAGAGGAGATTGAAGACAGCATTGTCTCCTCAGGTGCTCCCTTGGACATGTCATTATACAGCTGGTCACACGTGTTGCCAAGGTCAGCTGTGCAGTCGGGAAGGAGGTCATCCCTGATGCCCTTGGTCTCTCACCCCAACCATGGGAGCATGAGTGCCATTGTCTCCCCTCCAGGTCTGCCCACCTCTTGGACCTGGAGGGAAAGACGGCAGGGGTCTGCAGTCCGAGGCCACTAAAGCAGGCGGACTGGTCTCCAGCCCTGCTCAGTGGCACGTGTGGGTCCGGCGGGTGGAGCCCTCAGCCCCAACACCCCAGGGAAGGAAGGTGGTCAGTCTGTGTCCTACACTAAACCcgtttcctttcctctcctctcccagtgCTGACCCTGCAGGACCTCTGCTGCCGGGCTGTGGTGTCCTGCACACCCGTGCACCTGGTGGACAAGCTCCCACTGCCGATGGCCTTGAGGAGTCACCTCAAATCCTTCTCGATGGCCAGTGGTCTCAATGCCAGGATGATGCACGGCCGCTCCTACTCTCTCACCACCAGCTCCACCCACAAGAGGAGCAGCCTCCGAAAAGTGAAGGCCACCCGCCCCCCCCAGAGCCCGCCCAAGCGCTGCCCCCGGAACAGCTGTAAAGTCTCCTGAGGGAGGCGCCAGGACACAGACACTGGCCCCTCTGCGAGAGGCTCTGAGCCGTCACATGTGGGACGCGGGAGCCCGTTCCAGGCGCGGGAAAGCACCTGCCGGTCTCTCGTGGTGATCGTGCCGCCCCGCGCATTGAAAACACCCCGCACAGCTCGACGTTGGTGTTTCTACATGGATGTGCATGAAGCTCTTGCTTTAGATGTGTGTTTATAAAGGGGGTCAGCACTCTGCTCGGCTCCTGATAACGTGAGATTTCAGACGTCACTTACGTCGTGGCTGCAGCACGGCCTTTGCTTAATAGGACTGCTTTTATAAGAGCGGTGACGTGTGTCGTGAGTGCAAATTCCAGGGACCCTGGAAAGCAACGGGGGAGAGAAATTAGTCTTTGACCTCACAAGAGGGCCTTTTTGTAAGTCTCCTCGTCACATCGGAGCACGAGTTTATGAAGTGCTGTGGAGAATCAGAGTTGGCATGGCCGCTCTGTCCGGCTCGGGTCTGACATGGATTTGATAAAGTTTTTGCTATGTTATTTACCATGTTTTGGGATTAATAAGtgatttatatgcatatttttctgtaaatctacaTTTTTTTGTACAAGATGTTCCACAAGTTACAAAGCTAAGGGAAGAAAATGCCAAAGATATCTCCAGTTGTGCCAAAAGGCCACAACATAGTTACAACAGATCCAGATCGGCAAGGAAGATATCGTTCAGAGCCGTGTCGGTAAGGAATGAAGTGGCCAccattatttaagaaaatgtttcctgACAATAAAATGTACACTTGTTTCTTGGTAGGGTCGTCGGCTGGTTCCTTCTGATTTTGTGTATTCACATAGCCCttcatttcatttgctttatcAAGTGTTTCAAGCGCCACAAATTCGTGCCAGTACATGGAGCTGGCAGCAAGGCTTTGTTCCTGAACCGTGGCATGTGTTGAAAAAGCTTCCTTTCCCTAGAAAGACATGTAGAGGCAGAAAATGGGAAGtcttgggggcaccagggtggctcagtgagttaagtgtccaactgttgattttggctcaggccacgatcccagggtcatggcctctgcactgagcatggaacctgcttgggactctctccctctctctctgtacccgcCCCCGGTCATGCTCACTCACTCCCTAAAAACAAGTgggaagtatatatttttattttttattttttactttttaaaatttacatccaaattagcatctagtgcaacggtgatttcaggagtagattccttagtgccccttccccatttagcacCCCCAAACCcatcctgtaaccctcagtttgctctccatatttatgagtctcttctgttttgtccccctccctgtttttatggtctttttgtttccttcccttatgttcatctgttttgtctcttaaagtcctcatatgagtgaagtcatatgatttttgtctttctctgactaatttcacttagcataataccctccagtttcatccgcgtagttgcaaatggcaagatttcattgtttttgattgctgagtaatattccattgtatgtatataccacatcttctttatccattcatccatcgatggacatttgggctctttccatactttggctattgttgatagggctgctataaacattggggtgcatgtgccccttcgaaacagcacacctggatcccgtggataaatacctagtagtgcaattgctgggtcatagggtagttctatttttagttttttgaggaacctccatactgttttccagactgacTGCACCAGCTCGCATTCCCAAAACAAGTGGGAAGTATTAACGAGAGGCCCTCAAGTGTGTGCCTGTCTGGTAAAAGCAGAGAGGTACTCTTGAATCCCTCTGGGACgtgtctccccacaccccccccaacGGACGAGGTCCTAACCACCAATCACAAGTGACTCATACAGGACATGTGgactgtgcaaaggccctgggcaGGGTCTTGCCTTCCTGGCTGTACCTGCTTCACATCTCTCTGCAGCAGCTGGAGGTTACAatgaggaatttttaattttaatttaatttaattttattttattttttaagtttatttaatttattttaagagagagtgcaagtgggggaggagcagagacagagggagatagagaatcccaagcaggctctgcacagtcagcacagagccgatgtggggcttgaactcatgaacctgtgagatcatgacctgagctgaaaccaagagtcagacacttaaccgactgagccagctaggggcccctattttattttattttatttattttatttttttacataaaaatctttgtaaatttttttttaaattttaagtttgtttgtttgtttagagagctagcgcacacaagcaggggaggggcagcgagaaggAGAGACccaaccctaagcaggctccacgccatcagtgcacagacccatgtggggcttgaactcacaaacccataagatcatgacctgaaccaagatcaaacgttggacacttaaccgactgccaCCCAGGCTTTCCAcaatgaggaatttttttttttttattgtaaaagatattcttttgttgatatatttattttgacagggacaGTGCGagtggagaagcagagagagggagaaagaaaatcccagcaGGCTGTAGACCGTttagcccgatgcggggcttgaactcacaaaaccc is drawn from Panthera uncia isolate 11264 chromosome E1, Puncia_PCG_1.0, whole genome shotgun sequence and contains these coding sequences:
- the RAB40B gene encoding ras-related protein Rab-40B isoform X2, with the translated sequence MGAGAGGGTMSSTLGSPVRAYDFLLKFLLVGDSDVGKGEILASLQDGAAESPYGHPAGIDYKTTTILLDGRRVKLQLWDTSGQGRFCTIFRSYSRGAQGVILVYDIANRWSFDGIDRWIKEIDEDRALTWSPTTSRSQSRELPAGTLTWPTADHAPGVPKILVGNRLHLAFKRQVPTEQAQAYAARLGVTFFEVSPLCNFNITESFTELARTVLLRHGMDRLWRPSKVLTLQDLCCRAVVSCTPVHLVDKLPLPMALRSHLKSFSMASGLNARMMHGRSYSLTTSSTHKRSSLRKVKATRPPQSPPKRCPRNSCKVS
- the RAB40B gene encoding ras-related protein Rab-40B isoform X1 — its product is MGAGAGGGTMSSTLGSPVRAYDFLLKFLLVGDSDVGKGEILASLQDGAAESPYGHPAGIDYKTTTILLDGRRVKLQLWDTSGQGRFCTIFRSYSRGAQGVILVYDIANRWSFDGIDRWIKEIDEHAPGVPKILVGNRLHLAFKRQVPTEQAQAYAARLGVTFFEVSPLCNFNITESFTELARTVLLRHGMDRLWRPSKVLTLQDLCCRAVVSCTPVHLVDKLPLPMALRSHLKSFSMASGLNARMMHGRSYSLTTSSTHKRSSLRKVKATRPPQSPPKRCPRNSCKVS